In Apodemus sylvaticus chromosome 8, mApoSyl1.1, whole genome shotgun sequence, one genomic interval encodes:
- the Med4 gene encoding mediator of RNA polymerase II transcription subunit 4: protein MRRLAVSGTMAASSSGEKEKERMGGVSGMVGLGSTRERLLSALEDLEVLSRELIEMLAISRNQKLLQLEEENQVLELLIHRDGDFQELMKLALNQGKVHHEMQALEKEVEKRDSDIQQLQKQLKEAEQILATAVYQAKEKLKSIEKARKGAISSEEIIKYAHRISASNAVCAPLTWVPGDPRRPYPTDLEMRSGLLGQMNNPSTSGVNGHLPGDALAAGRLPDVLAPQYPWQSNDMSVNMLPPNHSSDFLLEPPGHNKENEDDVEVMSTDSSSSSSDSD, encoded by the exons ATGCGACGTCTGGCGGTCAGCGGGACGATGGCGGCCTCTTCAAGTGGTGAGAAGGAAAAGGAGCGGATGGGAGGCGTTTCGGGAATGGTAGGCCTTGGCAGTACGCGAGAGCGGCTTCTGTCTGCGCTGGAAGATCTGGAGGTCTTGTCGAG ggAACTTATAGAAATGCTTGCAATTTCAAGAAATCAGAAGCTGTTACAGCTGGAAGAGGAAAACCAG GTCTTGGAGCTGCTAATTCACCGAGATGGGGACTTTCAAGAACTAATGAAATTAGCACTTAATCAGGGAAAAGTCCACCATGAAATGCAAGCTTTAGAGAAGGAAGTAGAGAAGAGAGACAGTGATATTCAGCAGCTGCAGAAACAGCTGAAAGAGGCAGAGCAAATCCTG GCAACAGCTGTTTACCAGGCAAAGGAGAAACTCAAGTcaatagagaaagcaagaaaag GTGCTATCTCCTCTGAAGAAATCATTAAGTATGCACACAGGATTAGTGCAAGCAATGCTGTGTGTGCTCCACTGACCTGGGTTCCAG GAGACCCTCGGAGGCCATACCCAACTGATTTAGAGATGAGAAGTGGATTGTTGGGTCAGATGAATAATCCTTCCACCAGTGGCGTGAATGGTCACCTTCCGGGGGATGCCCTTGCAGCAGGTAGACTGCCAG ATGTCCTTGCTCCACAGTACCCATGGCAGTCAAATGACATGTCTGTGAACATGCTGCCACCAAATCACAGCAGTGACTTTCTGTTGGAGCCTCCTGGGCACAACAAAGAGAACGAAGATGACGTTGAAGTTATGTCAACAGATTCTTCAAGCAGCAGTAGTGACTCCGACTGA